A genomic region of Rickettsiales bacterium contains the following coding sequences:
- a CDS encoding ETC complex I subunit: MKRSALIYRPSKSAMQSGTRNMNQWKLEIRSDSETFVDPTMGWIGGVDTTRQLNISFDTHKEAVSYCESKGIFWSDATPKERKLKPKSYANNFSTGKRRYSDLAMAKKIDL; the protein is encoded by the coding sequence ATGAAACGTTCTGCCCTTATTTACCGCCCCTCGAAGTCAGCCATGCAATCTGGTACGCGCAATATGAACCAATGGAAATTGGAAATTCGTAGCGACAGTGAGACATTTGTTGACCCAACGATGGGTTGGATTGGTGGGGTGGATACGACGCGCCAATTGAATATATCATTTGATACTCATAAAGAAGCGGTAAGTTATTGTGAAAGTAAGGGAATTTTCTGGTCTGACGCCACGCCGAAAGAGCGTAAGTTAAAGCCAAAATCCTATGCGAATAACTTTTCAACGGGCAAGCGCCGTTATTCGGATCTCGCCATGGCTAAGAAAATCGATCTTTAA
- the topA gene encoding type I DNA topoisomerase, whose amino-acid sequence MSNHLVVVESPAKAKTIEKYLGKDYTVLASYGHVRDLPSKDGSVDVANDFAMTYEIDADSKKKIAALTKAAKGIDTLYLATDPDREGEAISWHVLEALLAKKAIKKDTPVKRIAFNAITKSAVTKAITEPREIDMDLVNAQQARRALDYLVGFTLSPILWRKLPGSRSAGRVQSVALRLICEREGEIEIFKNQEYWDITTGLSTDKIKFDAKLSKWEGNKLKKFDINNEAQAKEISAILEGQQSTVISVDEKESRRNPYAPFITSSLQMDASRKLGFGAKQTMQVAQKLYEQGLITYMRTDGVTVAPEAIEAARSWIEKEKGKQYVPEKPRFYSSKAKNAQEAHEAIRPTDLYKTPKASGTSGEQFKLYELIWKRMMASQMNPAVFDQVAVDFETVDKKAVLHATGSVMKFDGFLSLYIAGKDDDAEGDDNDRRLPAMKVGDAVPIETVTPAQHFTQPPPRYTEASLVKRLEELGIGRPSTYAAILAVLIDRGYVNLDKKRFTPEARGRIVSAFLESFFSRYVEYDFTADIEEKLDLVSDGKLDWKDLLRDWWKDFIVSIEAAKEVPNPKILEEIDRLLVPFLYGTEKDIAEARKCPKDEGDLSLKTGKFGAFLGCSNYPECKFTKPIAAESDEADESTIATDGPQSLGVDGETKKEVFLKKGPYGFYVQLGEDAKGEKPKRGSLPKGSMPEDMNLTRALELLALPRDVGLHPESGEMITAAIGRFGPYLKHLGKFASIDPEDDVYTIGINRAVTVIEEKKKKGFGPEALKNLGEHPDDGGAIEVMKGRYGPYVKHGKVNATLPKDMDPQTVTIEQALELIAAKAKAPKKKKPAKKKATAKKKPAAKKPAAKKKAPAKKAAS is encoded by the coding sequence GTGAGTAACCATCTAGTCGTTGTTGAGTCCCCCGCTAAAGCGAAAACGATCGAAAAATATTTAGGTAAAGATTATACGGTTTTAGCCTCTTACGGCCATGTGCGTGACTTGCCGAGTAAAGATGGTTCGGTTGACGTGGCCAATGATTTCGCCATGACTTACGAGATTGATGCGGATTCGAAAAAGAAAATTGCCGCGCTGACCAAAGCCGCTAAAGGCATCGACACCCTCTATCTCGCGACCGATCCGGATCGTGAAGGAGAGGCTATTAGCTGGCACGTGCTTGAAGCTTTACTTGCGAAGAAAGCGATTAAAAAAGACACACCGGTTAAGCGTATCGCTTTTAATGCGATTACCAAATCAGCTGTGACCAAAGCGATTACGGAGCCACGCGAGATCGATATGGATCTCGTCAATGCGCAGCAAGCGCGTCGTGCGTTGGATTATCTGGTGGGCTTTACGCTATCACCGATTCTATGGCGTAAACTTCCGGGTAGTCGTTCAGCAGGACGCGTGCAATCGGTTGCGTTACGCCTGATTTGCGAACGCGAAGGTGAAATCGAAATCTTTAAGAACCAAGAATATTGGGACATCACCACTGGCCTATCCACCGATAAGATTAAGTTTGATGCGAAGCTCAGCAAGTGGGAAGGCAATAAGCTCAAGAAATTTGATATTAATAACGAAGCCCAAGCCAAAGAAATCTCCGCGATTTTGGAAGGCCAGCAGAGCACTGTTATTAGTGTGGATGAGAAAGAATCTCGCCGTAACCCTTACGCGCCGTTTATTACTTCGTCTCTGCAAATGGATGCAAGTCGGAAGCTCGGCTTTGGTGCTAAACAGACCATGCAAGTCGCGCAGAAGCTCTATGAGCAAGGCTTAATCACCTATATGCGTACCGATGGTGTGACGGTGGCTCCTGAAGCGATCGAAGCAGCGCGTAGCTGGATTGAGAAAGAAAAAGGCAAGCAGTACGTTCCCGAGAAACCGCGTTTCTATAGCAGTAAAGCCAAAAACGCGCAGGAGGCTCACGAAGCCATTCGCCCAACGGACCTTTACAAAACGCCGAAAGCTTCTGGCACGAGTGGTGAGCAATTTAAGCTCTATGAGCTCATTTGGAAGCGTATGATGGCAAGCCAAATGAACCCCGCTGTGTTCGACCAAGTAGCGGTGGATTTTGAAACGGTTGATAAAAAAGCTGTGCTCCATGCAACGGGCTCGGTGATGAAGTTTGACGGCTTTCTCTCGCTCTATATTGCCGGTAAAGATGATGATGCCGAAGGCGATGATAATGATCGCCGCCTGCCTGCGATGAAAGTTGGCGATGCCGTGCCGATTGAAACCGTGACGCCCGCGCAGCATTTCACACAGCCGCCCCCGCGTTACACCGAAGCAAGTTTGGTCAAACGTTTGGAAGAACTCGGCATTGGTCGCCCTTCCACTTACGCCGCAATTTTGGCGGTATTGATTGACCGTGGTTATGTGAATTTAGACAAAAAACGTTTCACGCCAGAAGCACGTGGGCGTATTGTGAGTGCCTTTCTTGAGAGCTTCTTTTCCCGCTATGTGGAGTATGATTTTACGGCTGATATTGAAGAAAAACTCGATTTGGTTTCTGACGGAAAGCTCGATTGGAAAGATTTGCTTCGCGACTGGTGGAAAGATTTTATCGTCTCCATTGAAGCCGCCAAAGAAGTGCCTAATCCGAAGATTTTGGAAGAAATCGATCGTCTGCTTGTACCCTTCCTTTACGGGACTGAAAAAGACATTGCCGAAGCACGGAAATGCCCGAAAGATGAAGGCGATTTAAGCTTGAAGACCGGTAAATTTGGCGCGTTCTTAGGCTGTTCAAATTACCCGGAATGTAAATTCACGAAGCCTATCGCGGCGGAATCGGATGAAGCGGATGAAAGCACCATTGCGACCGATGGCCCACAAAGCTTGGGCGTGGACGGTGAAACCAAAAAGGAAGTCTTCCTCAAAAAAGGCCCTTACGGATTCTATGTGCAGCTGGGCGAAGATGCGAAAGGCGAAAAGCCAAAACGCGGCAGTTTGCCAAAAGGTAGCATGCCCGAAGACATGAACCTTACCCGCGCGCTAGAGCTTCTGGCACTGCCGCGTGACGTTGGCTTGCACCCTGAAAGTGGCGAGATGATTACCGCCGCGATTGGTCGTTTCGGTCCTTATCTCAAGCATTTAGGGAAATTCGCCTCGATTGATCCGGAAGATGATGTTTACACGATCGGTATTAACCGCGCTGTGACGGTGATTGAAGAGAAGAAGAAAAAAGGCTTCGGCCCTGAAGCGCTTAAGAATCTAGGTGAGCACCCAGATGATGGCGGCGCAATTGAAGTCATGAAAGGCCGCTACGGCCCTTACGTGAAGCATGGAAAAGTCAATGCGACCCTACCAAAAGATATGGATCCGCAAACAGTGACAATTGAGCAAGCGCTTGAACTAATTGCCGCCAAAGCCAAAGCGCCGAAAAAGAAAAAACCGGCGAAAAAGAAAGCCACTGCAAAGAAAAAGCCGGCGGCTAAAAAACCAGCAGCGAAGAAAAAAGCTCCAGCAAAGAAAGCGGCAAGCTAA
- a CDS encoding TRAP transporter permease: MSQSDASAELLLEQDGGARDPKGLASWLLLWVAVIWSLFQLWVASPLVYDPFFYKTLGIPVLNSNQYRSWHLGFALLLAFLAYPASKRSPRNYVPALDWVFAILGTGAAMYLFVFYQELANRSGLPNQWDLISACIGGVLLLEATRRTLGWPLVILAGVFLTYIFAGPHMPDLISHKGQSFTKVASHMWLTTEGVFGIALGVSADFVFLFVLFGALLDKAGAGNYFIKSAFALLGHLRGGPAKAAVLASGFTGLISGSSIANVVTTGTFTIPLMKRVGFSAEKAGAVEVAGSVNGQIMPPVMGAAAFLMIEYVNIPYIEVIRHAFLPAIISYIALLYIVHLEALKSGIPPLPRLHNPSMKERLIGWGITISSLVILCGVIYYALNFIKEMAGDNAIFVIAALVFGSYAFLLKLTTTYPELELDNPDDPKVVLPDIKPTLMSGLHFLLPLVVLIWSLMIERLSPGLSAFYASVMMVFILLTQRPLIAFFRKTENYGTAIKGGLADLRDGLEMGARNMVGIAIATAAAGIIVGAVTLTGVANIMPEIVDSLAGDSLIMVLILTAIICLILGMGLPTTANYIVVSSIMVGVIQTLGAKHGLVVPLIGIHLFVFYFGIMADVTPPVGLASFAAAAVSGGDPIKTGLQAFWYSIRTAILPFIFLFNTDILLIGVESIGHGIWVFFYATTAILLLTAVLQGYFIIRSKLWESLALLLVSITLFRPGMWIDMISPPYGYVEPNTIEQAITELPADAELRIKIKGEDAIGESVEHFVMLPMGAQTATGQERLAQQGITMRYEDSAAIVDSTTFMSPAEKAGFFMDNQILEVGIPQAQPRREWPYIPAFLLLGLITWIQMKRSNKHA; this comes from the coding sequence ATGAGTCAATCAGACGCATCAGCGGAGTTATTGTTAGAGCAAGATGGTGGAGCACGTGACCCAAAAGGTCTCGCCTCATGGCTACTTTTATGGGTTGCCGTTATATGGTCCCTCTTCCAGCTTTGGGTGGCATCGCCTTTGGTTTATGATCCCTTCTTTTACAAGACACTCGGCATACCAGTTCTAAACAGCAATCAATACCGCTCTTGGCATTTAGGCTTCGCCCTATTGCTTGCCTTCTTGGCCTATCCTGCCAGCAAGCGCTCGCCACGCAACTATGTGCCCGCGCTCGATTGGGTATTCGCGATCCTTGGCACCGGTGCCGCCATGTATCTGTTCGTCTTTTATCAAGAACTCGCAAACCGCTCTGGGCTTCCGAATCAATGGGATCTGATCAGCGCCTGCATTGGCGGGGTTCTCTTGCTTGAAGCAACGCGCCGTACGTTAGGTTGGCCATTGGTTATCCTCGCGGGAGTCTTCCTTACGTATATCTTCGCGGGCCCTCATATGCCTGACCTTATTTCGCATAAAGGCCAAAGCTTTACCAAAGTCGCCTCCCATATGTGGCTTACAACGGAGGGTGTGTTCGGTATCGCACTCGGTGTATCGGCTGATTTTGTGTTCCTGTTCGTCCTCTTTGGCGCATTGCTCGATAAAGCCGGTGCCGGGAATTACTTCATTAAATCTGCCTTTGCTTTACTGGGTCATTTACGCGGTGGTCCTGCGAAAGCCGCCGTTCTCGCTTCGGGCTTTACCGGTCTTATCTCCGGTTCTTCGATCGCTAATGTGGTCACAACAGGAACCTTTACGATCCCCTTGATGAAGCGTGTTGGCTTTAGCGCTGAGAAAGCCGGTGCGGTTGAAGTGGCGGGTTCAGTCAATGGGCAAATCATGCCACCGGTGATGGGGGCTGCGGCCTTCCTGATGATCGAATATGTCAATATTCCCTACATTGAAGTCATACGCCATGCATTTCTGCCGGCGATTATTTCTTACATCGCCTTGCTTTATATCGTGCATTTAGAGGCGCTGAAGTCAGGTATTCCACCGCTGCCACGTTTGCATAACCCAAGCATGAAAGAGCGCCTGATTGGCTGGGGAATTACTATTTCTTCGCTCGTCATCCTTTGTGGTGTTATTTATTACGCGCTGAACTTCATCAAGGAAATGGCAGGTGATAATGCCATTTTTGTCATCGCAGCCTTGGTCTTCGGCTCCTATGCATTCTTATTGAAACTAACCACGACCTATCCAGAACTCGAACTGGACAATCCTGATGATCCAAAAGTTGTGCTACCAGATATTAAGCCAACGCTCATGAGCGGTCTGCATTTCTTGCTTCCACTCGTCGTGCTTATTTGGAGCTTGATGATTGAACGTCTATCACCAGGCCTATCGGCTTTCTATGCAAGTGTGATGATGGTCTTCATCCTACTAACGCAACGCCCGCTCATCGCATTTTTCCGCAAAACGGAAAATTATGGCACTGCCATTAAAGGCGGCCTCGCTGACTTGCGTGATGGCTTAGAGATGGGTGCACGCAACATGGTCGGTATCGCAATCGCCACCGCGGCTGCGGGTATCATCGTCGGTGCGGTCACGCTCACCGGTGTGGCCAACATCATGCCAGAAATCGTCGACTCCCTTGCCGGTGATTCACTCATTATGGTGCTAATACTCACCGCGATTATCTGCCTTATCCTCGGTATGGGTTTACCAACCACGGCGAATTATATCGTCGTATCCAGCATTATGGTCGGCGTGATTCAAACGCTTGGCGCAAAGCATGGCTTGGTTGTACCGCTCATCGGGATTCACCTATTCGTATTCTATTTTGGCATTATGGCGGACGTCACACCGCCCGTCGGATTAGCGAGTTTCGCCGCCGCCGCCGTATCGGGTGGAGATCCGATCAAAACGGGGTTGCAAGCCTTCTGGTACTCTATCCGTACGGCTATCCTACCCTTCATTTTCCTATTCAATACCGACATCCTATTGATCGGTGTTGAGAGTATCGGGCATGGCATCTGGGTCTTCTTCTATGCGACCACTGCGATCCTGCTGCTGACGGCAGTGCTTCAGGGCTATTTCATCATACGTAGCAAGCTGTGGGAGTCTCTGGCACTCTTGCTTGTTTCGATCACGCTATTCCGCCCGGGCATGTGGATCGATATGATCTCCCCCCCGTATGGCTATGTGGAACCTAACACGATTGAACAGGCGATTACTGAATTGCCTGCGGATGCTGAGCTTCGCATCAAGATCAAAGGGGAGGATGCCATTGGTGAATCTGTTGAACATTTCGTCATGCTTCCTATGGGCGCGCAAACGGCGACCGGTCAAGAGCGCCTCGCGCAGCAAGGCATTACGATGCGTTATGAGGATTCTGCAGCGATTGTCGATAGTACGACCTTCATGAGCCCTGCTGAGAAGGCTGGGTTCTTCATGGATAATCAAATCTTGGAAGTGGGTATCCCACAAGCACAGCCGAGGCGTGAGTGGCCGTATATTCCGGCATTCTTATTGCTAGGATTGATTACGTGGATACAAATGAAGCGCAGTAATAAGCACGCTTAA
- the dprA gene encoding DNA-processing protein DprA encodes MNSLAEFPLIDCLQLIRSENVGPVTFFKLIERFGSPASALRALPDMAKRGGMKRSIAIAPRAKIEKEMALTEKFGARFIRYGEDDYPKRLEQIHAAPPVLVMRGAASLWHDGGKCVGVVGSRNASAAGCNLTKKLARECGERGLTVVSGLARGIDSNAHQGSLASGTVGVIAGGIDNVYPPENKMLFDALAEQGAIISEQMFGASPQAKNFPARNRIIAGMCAGLLVVEAAPKSGSLITARYALEQNREVMAIPGSPMDPRSAGANKLIKDGAALIQSVDDILEVMQRPLQLAEENQPAFDFQKTPQSLESDIENARAQILSLLSPVAVEVDELVRQSQIPLAVLQQVLLELELAGRLTRGLNGTVALNMSEESVEENLL; translated from the coding sequence ATGAATTCACTGGCTGAATTTCCGCTGATTGATTGCCTGCAGCTCATTCGCAGTGAGAATGTGGGGCCGGTGACTTTCTTTAAATTGATAGAGCGGTTTGGCTCGCCGGCTTCGGCGTTAAGAGCGTTACCTGATATGGCGAAAAGGGGCGGCATGAAGCGTTCGATCGCGATTGCACCACGTGCCAAGATTGAAAAAGAAATGGCGCTGACGGAAAAATTTGGCGCACGCTTTATTCGCTATGGTGAAGATGATTATCCGAAACGACTCGAACAAATTCATGCGGCACCTCCAGTGCTTGTGATGCGCGGGGCTGCTAGCTTGTGGCATGATGGCGGTAAATGCGTCGGCGTGGTCGGTTCGCGCAATGCCTCGGCGGCAGGCTGTAACCTCACCAAAAAACTGGCACGTGAATGCGGTGAGCGCGGGCTTACGGTCGTATCTGGTCTCGCGCGTGGGATTGATTCCAATGCGCATCAGGGATCGCTTGCGAGCGGCACAGTGGGTGTGATTGCAGGCGGCATTGATAATGTCTATCCGCCGGAAAATAAGATGCTATTTGATGCGCTAGCGGAGCAGGGCGCGATTATTAGCGAGCAGATGTTCGGTGCTAGCCCGCAAGCGAAAAACTTTCCGGCACGTAATCGCATTATTGCCGGCATGTGCGCAGGCTTGTTAGTGGTTGAAGCGGCGCCGAAATCCGGCTCGCTCATCACGGCGCGCTATGCGTTAGAGCAAAATCGTGAAGTGATGGCGATTCCCGGTTCGCCGATGGATCCACGTAGTGCCGGCGCAAACAAGTTGATTAAAGACGGCGCGGCCCTCATTCAATCGGTTGATGATATTTTAGAAGTAATGCAGCGCCCGCTGCAGTTGGCCGAAGAGAATCAGCCTGCCTTCGATTTCCAAAAAACACCGCAATCGCTCGAAAGTGACATTGAAAATGCCCGTGCACAGATCCTTTCATTGCTCTCTCCCGTCGCGGTTGAAGTGGATGAATTAGTAAGGCAATCGCAAATTCCGCTTGCGGTTTTGCAGCAAGTGCTATTAGAGCTAGAGCTCGCAGGGCGACTTACCCGTGGTTTAAACGGCACCGTCGCATTAAATATGAGTGAAGAATCAGTTGAGGAAAATCTATTGTGA
- a CDS encoding TAXI family TRAP transporter solute-binding subunit, giving the protein MNFFTKTIVFTACALFISGIAGQAEAARKFITIGTAGVTGVYFPAGGAICRLVNIKRKEHGIKCSVESTGGSIYNLNAIRQGELDLGVAQSDWQYHAYNGTGNFEPQGKFDKLRSVFAMHGEPFTIIARVDAKISRFTDLKDKRVNIGNPGSGQRATMEEVMNAFGWTRDSFALVSELKASEQGQALCDNKVDAIVYAAGHPNGAIQEVTSTCDTKIIHVTGAPIDKLVSENSFYSYAEIPGGMYKNNDETTKTFGVKATFVSSADVDSELIYETVKAVFERFDDFKTLHPVFSTLEPEKMLFDGNTAPLHDGAHRYFKEAGLLDKAKALNNAAAVIPAEALAEVPAKATANQ; this is encoded by the coding sequence ATGAACTTCTTTACGAAGACCATTGTTTTCACTGCATGCGCTTTATTCATCAGCGGTATTGCAGGACAGGCCGAGGCCGCACGTAAATTTATTACCATTGGCACCGCAGGGGTGACCGGCGTTTACTTCCCAGCTGGGGGGGCAATTTGCCGCTTGGTCAATATCAAACGCAAAGAACATGGCATTAAATGCTCGGTCGAATCGACCGGTGGCTCTATTTATAACCTCAATGCCATCCGCCAAGGCGAGCTAGATCTCGGTGTGGCACAATCGGATTGGCAATATCACGCCTATAACGGCACGGGCAACTTTGAACCTCAAGGCAAATTCGATAAATTACGCTCTGTCTTTGCAATGCATGGTGAGCCTTTCACCATTATCGCGCGCGTGGATGCAAAAATTAGTCGCTTCACGGACCTAAAAGACAAACGTGTTAACATCGGGAACCCAGGTTCGGGCCAGCGCGCCACGATGGAAGAAGTCATGAATGCTTTTGGCTGGACACGCGATAGTTTCGCACTGGTCTCGGAGCTTAAAGCCTCGGAGCAAGGTCAAGCGCTTTGCGATAATAAAGTTGATGCCATCGTTTACGCCGCAGGCCACCCTAACGGTGCCATTCAGGAAGTAACCTCTACCTGTGATACGAAAATAATCCATGTCACGGGTGCACCAATCGATAAACTCGTTTCTGAAAACTCGTTCTACAGTTATGCAGAAATCCCAGGTGGCATGTATAAGAACAATGATGAAACTACGAAGACATTTGGCGTGAAAGCCACTTTCGTTTCTTCCGCAGATGTTGATTCAGAATTGATCTATGAGACGGTAAAAGCAGTCTTTGAACGCTTTGATGATTTCAAAACACTTCACCCAGTATTCTCAACGTTGGAACCTGAAAAAATGCTCTTTGACGGCAATACAGCACCTTTGCATGATGGTGCACATCGCTACTTCAAAGAGGCCGGCTTACTGGATAAGGCAAAAGCGTTGAACAACGCCGCTGCTGTTATACCGGCTGAAGCCCTTGCTGAAGTTCCGGCAAAAGCGACCGCGAACCAATAA
- the rnr gene encoding ribonuclease R has translation MAKAKNRKPSKKGKSRAARRDKPPHLPPVIIAEVIELNKHGEAIAIPADWRDERRRPPRIILDNEKGPAVGDSVLVKISVIDAHSYNGQVLKILPKRPSRTVVGVYQNTKRGGLLEPVNRKQRQEFFIAHGDEMGAESGDLVVADAIARARDKQLGLPCAKVMQNLGDMDNPKCYSMIAIFNQEIPVDFPTEAIAQAEAAVDPVPEGRTDLRDIPLVTIDGADARDFDDAVFAEPHGDGGWHVLVAIADVAHYVQPDSPLDKEGLNRGNSVYFPDRVVPMLPEALSNGLCSLNPDVDRYCLAVHLYIDAEGALTSHKFVRGIMRSHARLTYEQAQDIFDTKNGEMLPELSYLYGAYATLLQQRALRGAMDLDLPEYNIIMGEDGHVDKVEKRMRLDSHKLIEECMVTANIAAALTLEQKLLPGVYRVHEPPSEDKISDARTFLKSMGFSLNPTPVVKDFNKLIGKARGTPMEALLSGAILRSQMQAKYLPENLGHFGLGLTHYSHFTSPIRRYSDLITHRAICAHIAGEKKFVVGPKDEALAAMADHISTTERRAMVAEREARDRYITAFMADSGDAEFEAYITSVGNYGVFVTLANTGASGLIRMSDLGRDFYMYEEKLHCLMGRDTGQRFQLGQRLVVKLKQADIQLGSLSFRLISADEPPAMEFTSPPQKPRGQRNGGKDNKKFQKRRKKR, from the coding sequence TTGGCTAAAGCCAAAAATAGAAAACCTAGTAAAAAAGGTAAATCGCGCGCGGCACGTCGTGATAAGCCGCCGCATTTACCTCCGGTTATTATTGCAGAGGTGATTGAGCTGAATAAGCATGGGGAAGCGATTGCTATCCCGGCTGATTGGCGTGACGAGCGCCGTCGTCCGCCGCGTATTATTTTGGATAATGAAAAAGGTCCTGCGGTGGGGGATTCAGTGTTGGTGAAAATCTCCGTCATTGATGCGCATAGCTATAATGGGCAAGTGTTGAAAATTCTTCCCAAGCGCCCGTCGCGCACGGTGGTCGGGGTATATCAGAATACGAAGCGTGGCGGTTTGTTGGAGCCGGTGAATCGCAAACAGAGACAAGAATTTTTCATCGCGCATGGTGATGAAATGGGGGCGGAATCCGGTGATTTAGTGGTGGCTGATGCCATCGCGCGTGCGCGCGATAAGCAACTCGGCCTGCCTTGCGCCAAAGTGATGCAAAATCTCGGCGATATGGATAATCCGAAATGCTACAGCATGATCGCGATTTTCAATCAGGAAATCCCGGTCGATTTTCCAACAGAAGCGATTGCGCAGGCGGAAGCAGCGGTCGATCCTGTGCCGGAAGGTCGCACGGATTTACGAGACATCCCGCTTGTGACGATTGATGGTGCAGATGCACGTGATTTTGATGATGCCGTCTTTGCCGAACCTCATGGTGATGGTGGCTGGCATGTGCTGGTAGCGATTGCCGATGTCGCACATTATGTGCAGCCTGATTCACCGTTGGATAAAGAGGGCTTAAATCGCGGTAACTCGGTTTACTTCCCAGACCGTGTCGTGCCGATGCTGCCTGAGGCGCTCTCAAATGGATTATGCTCGCTTAACCCAGACGTAGATCGTTATTGCTTGGCCGTGCATCTCTATATTGATGCGGAAGGCGCGCTGACGAGTCATAAGTTTGTGCGCGGTATCATGCGCTCGCATGCACGCCTAACCTATGAACAAGCGCAGGATATTTTCGATACGAAAAACGGTGAAATGCTACCGGAGTTGAGCTATCTCTACGGTGCCTATGCGACGTTGCTGCAGCAACGTGCGCTACGTGGTGCGATGGATTTGGATCTACCCGAATATAATATCATTATGGGCGAAGATGGCCATGTTGATAAGGTCGAAAAACGCATGCGTTTGGATAGCCATAAGCTGATTGAAGAATGCATGGTGACGGCCAATATTGCTGCTGCTCTCACATTAGAACAGAAGTTGCTACCGGGCGTTTACCGTGTGCATGAGCCGCCATCGGAAGATAAGATAAGCGATGCGCGTACTTTCCTTAAGAGCATGGGGTTCTCGCTGAATCCAACTCCTGTGGTCAAAGATTTTAATAAGTTGATCGGTAAAGCGCGTGGAACGCCGATGGAAGCATTGCTGAGTGGCGCGATTTTACGCAGTCAAATGCAGGCGAAATATTTGCCGGAGAATCTCGGACATTTCGGGCTGGGTCTTACGCATTATTCGCATTTTACATCACCGATTCGCCGTTATTCAGACCTTATTACGCATCGTGCAATTTGTGCGCATATTGCGGGCGAAAAGAAGTTCGTGGTGGGGCCCAAAGATGAAGCATTGGCCGCGATGGCGGATCATATCTCTACGACGGAGCGTCGTGCGATGGTGGCCGAGCGCGAGGCACGTGATCGATACATTACGGCTTTTATGGCCGATAGTGGTGATGCAGAGTTTGAAGCTTATATTACCTCGGTCGGTAATTATGGTGTGTTCGTGACGCTGGCGAATACCGGTGCGAGTGGGCTTATTCGCATGAGTGATCTGGGCCGTGATTTCTATATGTATGAAGAGAAGCTGCATTGCTTGATGGGGCGCGATACCGGTCAACGCTTCCAATTAGGGCAACGTTTGGTGGTGAAGTTAAAGCAGGCTGATATTCAGCTGGGTAGTCTCAGTTTCCGCCTGATAAGTGCCGATGAGCCGCCTGCGATGGAGTTTACATCTCCGCCACAAAAGCCTCGCGGACAGCGAAATGGTGGCAAAGATAATAAAAAATTTCAAAAGCGGCGTAAAAAGCGTTAG
- a CDS encoding DUF2610 domain-containing protein, with translation MKKFKIPCDFNGQKVPFDLYVGEPRDDRHPLANQQNWLSTERGGSIPKEVMDSFDKLHKIAIENNVSFEELCMYALGSAAEGEGDAAPAQEPAAAQ, from the coding sequence ATGAAAAAGTTCAAAATTCCATGTGATTTCAACGGCCAGAAGGTTCCGTTCGATCTGTATGTAGGCGAACCGCGTGATGATCGCCATCCACTTGCAAACCAACAAAACTGGCTCTCAACTGAGCGCGGAGGCTCTATCCCTAAAGAGGTGATGGATAGTTTCGATAAATTGCATAAAATCGCGATTGAAAATAACGTAAGCTTTGAAGAACTCTGCATGTACGCGCTAGGCAGCGCGGCTGAGGGTGAAGGCGATGCTGCACCAGCCCAAGAGCCAGCAGCAGCGCAGTAG
- the plsY gene encoding glycerol-3-phosphate 1-O-acyltransferase PlsY produces the protein MNPLEVIIFAIIGYLLGSIPFGLILTKMTTGEDIRKTGSGNIGATNVLRSGKKGLAIATLLMDAAKAWLAVFIAMQFLAMRVEPSLNEFYPSIAAFAAGFGALIGHMYPVWLKLKGGKGVACYFGMLLGLSPIVFFIAGSIWLLMFAVKRISSLAALITISFIPGWMFVFADAIGAIFLLVASLLVAWRHRENFARLRKGEEKPFGSK, from the coding sequence ATGAACCCGCTTGAAGTGATTATTTTTGCCATTATCGGCTATCTACTCGGATCCATCCCTTTCGGTTTGATCCTCACCAAAATGACGACGGGCGAGGATATTCGCAAAACCGGTTCCGGCAATATTGGTGCGACCAATGTGCTGCGTAGCGGGAAAAAGGGACTGGCTATCGCGACCTTGCTGATGGATGCGGCGAAAGCGTGGTTAGCGGTGTTTATCGCGATGCAATTTTTAGCCATGCGCGTTGAGCCGAGTTTGAATGAGTTCTATCCCTCTATTGCGGCCTTTGCTGCAGGCTTTGGCGCGCTGATTGGACATATGTATCCCGTATGGTTGAAACTTAAAGGCGGCAAGGGTGTCGCTTGTTATTTTGGTATGCTGTTGGGATTAAGCCCGATTGTCTTTTTCATCGCTGGCAGTATTTGGCTATTAATGTTTGCGGTTAAGCGTATTTCGTCGCTCGCAGCGTTGATAACTATTAGCTTTATTCCTGGCTGGATGTTTGTGTTTGCGGACGCGATTGGTGCGATTTTCTTACTTGTAGCGAGTTTATTGGTGGCATGGCGCCATCGCGAAAATTTTGCTCGTTTGCGTAAAGGGGAAGAAAAACCCTTTGGTAGTAAATAA